agaaaatatatagCATGTTTAAAAAATCACTAACcacaaatttatatatttatttaacttgaagtttaaaaaattaagtcgaGTTTTTTTGTTATAAAACGTAGAAAAGATATTGTTCGTttagaaaatattaataatagttGTCCACTTTTTCAAGTGAAAGAATACActataaaaaaatatgcaaaattttttaatagtattcgattttttatttgaaagaaTGTATAGTTATctatcaattaaatttaaaaaatatccaTTATAAAGTAATAGTGGGAAAAAAAGAAATCATAGtaattatcaattaaataaCTTAGTTAATTAGGTAATTAAATCAGAAAATAGAAAAGtcatctaaataaataaataaaacattgaTTAAGTAGTAATGAAAAAAATTGATAACTAAGTAAATTCACAAATTAAACTCATAtcgtatataatataatatataaggaAAAAAAGTAAAAGAAATCCAGCTAGCCAACATGGAGTTTGTCAAGCATAGGCCAACCAATGTTGTCTCATATATTGTTGGCCGACCTTGGATAGTTGTGACATTGACAAACACATGAACCACTATTTCATGCAAACTATTTTGCTTTTTATTCCAAAATTCCTCATAGACCAATTGCCTCTCTTATTCAAGGCCGGCTAATGTCTCTTTCATTTGAACTCCATTGCCATTTCCGGAatcctttttatttttattcatcgTCATTCGCAAAATTTAAGGATCTGTATGCCGACGTTACTCTTACCGAAATTCATGTCCACTAAAAATCAAACATTTCTCGTTTTACAAAAACATACATTTGGTGATTATGGTACATAGAATCAAGTCCGTATACTAGTCCAAACACCACGTCTCTACTGTTTTCGTGATAATACATTTGTTGTTGTAGCTTCTGTtgtaatatttgaattttgtcACCTAACGCTTTTTGGTTTAACTAATGAATGGAAATATAATAACTTAATCAACAACAATTGTTGTTTCTTAGATGTAAACATTGGGGAATAATTCCTCGAATTGTAATCTGTCAAGTTTAACGTTTCCTTCCAAAAGACTTTCATTTATTAGGACAAATTGTTTTCAAGACAAAATAAAACTGATTTAACTCAAAATAAGTTGCTAATTCTCccattttttaaacaaaatatattaatatttggTCTTTCACAATAAAATTACAACTCACTTTTGACAATGCATATAAGTCTGTCTTATAATTTATTGAtcgaactcaaatattttataaaataagatgctgataaaaacttgggtgagacggtctcactggtcgtattttgtgagacagatctcttatttgggtcatccatgaaaaaattttactttttgggctaagattgttactttttattgtgaatatcggtagggttgacccgtctcatagataaagattcgtgcgaccatctcacaagaggcCTACTCTAAGATGCTTCAATCTTTTGTGTGTGTATGCAAATTAaacttatttatttaaaaagttatttaataaaaactcgACATTCCATTACTATTTAAAACATAAGACCTCAACTTGTCCTCCATAGTCTTTCACCTCAACCGAAGAGAATATACTCGTCCGAGATAGTTTTAAAAGTGTGCAAGCCATAGCAACCTTAAATCAGCATCATACTAAAGAGGAGACTTAATCATAGGCCGCCATGATGAATGGATGGCAATATTTTCCTACATTGGAAAACTTCGATCAAGATTCGGCCATTCGACAGTTTTGCCCTGCTCGAGTTGAGCAAGAACAAGGAGAAGAGTGGGGAGGAATATCACAAGATGAAGAGATGGATATGTGGCCTACTTGTATGGATGGAGTGATTGAATTGCCCCCAACTGAGGTGGAGGAAATCGTCGACACTTTCTTTAACGTCGAATGCTTCGAAAGAGATAATGCCAACAAGTCCTCAGATGGAGGAAATGACATTTTTGGTGGATTCCAAGAAGAGAGTCCCTTACAGTTTTCCATTCTTGATGATTTTTGTTATGAGGCAGATGTTCCATTGATGATTGAAGAAGATGAAACCAAAGATTATGGGCTTTTCGTGCCTTGTGAGAGTGCAGGATATGAGATGACAGATGGAGTGGATCAAGGGCTACAACTGGTGCATTTGCTATTAGCATGTGCCGAGGCCGTGGGGTGCAGGGACACGCAACTAGCGATTTCGATATTAGCACAGATTTGGCCTTGTGTTAATCCTTGGGGAGATTCTCTGCAGAGAGTTTCACACTATTTTGCAAAGGGATTGAGTTCTAGGCTCTCTTTTTTGCAGAAGGTTAACCCGAATGGTTCATTCACGAGTGTAATTGGTGAGGTGTCCTTGATTACAAGAGAGGAAAAGAGTGACGCTTTTTCTTTGTTACACCTAATGACTCCTTATATCGGTTTTGGTTTCTTGGCTGCGAATGATGCTATATCTCAAGCAGCGATAGGAAAAGACTCTTTGCACATTGTTGATCTAGGGATGGAGCATAATCTCCAATGGCCTTCTTTGGTGAGAACTTTGGCACGTCGAAGCGAAGGCGGCCCGAAATTTATCAGAATAACAGGTATCATCGGGGATCAAGACCCAATGGATCTTGAAAATAGTATGAAGGGACTTTGTGAAGAAGCCAATTCTCTTGGCATTTGCCTTGAGTACCATTTGCTGGCAGAGAAAGTGTCGATATCGTCGTTGACTCGAGAAAAACTCGAACTAAGAGAAGGCGAGGCCTTGTTTGTGAACGCCATGATGCACTTGCACAAGCATGTTAAGGAAAGTAGAGGGTCTTTGAAAACCATTCTTCAATCAATCAAGAAACTGAATCCAGCCCTCCTCACTGTGGTTGAGCAAGATGCCAACCACAATGGACCTTTCTTTCTTGGAAGATTTTTGGAATCTCTTCACTACTATTCAGCCATATTTGATTCCCTCGAGGCCAGCTACCCAAGAAGTAGCCCACAAAGGATCATGATCGAAGAATTTCACTTCGCAGAGGAAATCCGAAATGTTGTAGCCTATGAAGGCTCTAACAGGATTGAGAGGCATGAAAGGGCAGATCAATGGCGACGGCAACTCGGTCGTGCCGGTTTCCAAGTGGTGGGATTGAAGTGTTTGAACCAAGCTAAAGTGCTGGTATCTGATTATGGGTGTGATGGTTATACCGTGGGAAGTGAGAAGGGCTTCCTGCAGCTTGGATGGAAAGGGAGACCAATAATGCTAGCATCAGCATGGCAAGTGAACAATTGAATATTCTTGTTTTACTGTAAACTCATTCATTTTAACCTCATAATTCATTCAAGAGAGCATGCAGGCATTATTTTCCAGTTTATTTGTTTACCGTTAGTGTGTACGCCATTTTATCGCGCGGAGTCTTTATTGTATGCAATTGTATTGTTGAACCAATTAGTGCTTTCTTTAGAGTAGATGGCATTTAACCATTTAGACCGATGCAAACTTGCATTATAAGTTAAAAGAACGTTTGTTCGATTATCATGAATTACAATATAGTATTAcaatcatctatgaaaaattattactttttattgtaattaTAAGCAGGATTAATCCGTCTCACAATGAGCAGAGTTGATTtgtttcacagataaaaatatatgagaccgtctcaaaaaTCACCTCTTATAATACATGTAGATATGATGTCATTAGTGATCACAACGAAAAAGagaataatttatatatatgatcATGATGTGTAGCATTGAATGGAAAAAAGAGAGAATTTAAATGTGAAACGTCATCCActactttttaaatttaaaatccaactaatttttttataaacattatttcgaaaattaataattaaaaccaCTTAACcttttcataaatcaaaataatttaacatttaacatctcaagtgcataaaactCCATAAATCGTCTATTAGCAAAATCATACGTCGACCTTTAAGAAGATCAAttaataacaaaataaaacgtaaaaatctctaataaatcattaacaaaaatcttttaaaacattgactatcaagctaatgcggaaaataaatcTCCCTTGAGAGTGTGCTGTTGGACTCGATCtactcaagcgtcagcgcctccttcaaaatcatcataaccTCCAGCATTCAAACCAAGTGAGTCGAAtgactcaacacgttctaaacatgaatagcaaataatacatatacaagcacatgaattgaaaatcatact
The Primulina eburnea isolate SZY01 chromosome 5, ASM2296580v1, whole genome shotgun sequence genome window above contains:
- the LOC140831752 gene encoding GRAS family protein RAD1-like, with amino-acid sequence MMNGWQYFPTLENFDQDSAIRQFCPARVEQEQGEEWGGISQDEEMDMWPTCMDGVIELPPTEVEEIVDTFFNVECFERDNANKSSDGGNDIFGGFQEESPLQFSILDDFCYEADVPLMIEEDETKDYGLFVPCESAGYEMTDGVDQGLQLVHLLLACAEAVGCRDTQLAISILAQIWPCVNPWGDSLQRVSHYFAKGLSSRLSFLQKVNPNGSFTSVIGEVSLITREEKSDAFSLLHLMTPYIGFGFLAANDAISQAAIGKDSLHIVDLGMEHNLQWPSLVRTLARRSEGGPKFIRITGIIGDQDPMDLENSMKGLCEEANSLGICLEYHLLAEKVSISSLTREKLELREGEALFVNAMMHLHKHVKESRGSLKTILQSIKKLNPALLTVVEQDANHNGPFFLGRFLESLHYYSAIFDSLEASYPRSSPQRIMIEEFHFAEEIRNVVAYEGSNRIERHERADQWRRQLGRAGFQVVGLKCLNQAKVLVSDYGCDGYTVGSEKGFLQLGWKGRPIMLASAWQVNN